A genome region from Fusarium musae strain F31 chromosome 5, whole genome shotgun sequence includes the following:
- a CDS encoding hypothetical protein (EggNog:ENOG41), with translation MDSWFHMTDFPPRDPSLEIRPVPHKRSFNNRSVGPGADPAIQKTARHLSDVDLDIRPTDYSVEPELDSQMFERERPFNRWVRDDEDWFGYKKRSDDVRKLLSAVEAHQNKTRGPLGQAATDPTWGYFVFVTSYSNLACQKLNQALENLVQATIRSLRLMSPSLYSEEATKRFKLEVIEDKEALENASEDRVREEFRAHLRSLGVLEEDLMFRGIGISRFSACILLDEQTISRLANCSFSLDIERDEPRLADVLVRMIDPKWDYPAEPYPGELDDEDRPYRGGDYCPVTALAELYRIMDGNLMGEYPFL, from the coding sequence ATGGACTCTTGGTTTCATATGACAGATTTTCCACCACGAGATCCTTCTCTCGAAATTCGCCCTGTCCCTCACAAGCGCTCTTTTAACAACCGCTCAGTCGGTCCTGGTGCTGATCCAGCCATTCAGAAAACAGCCCGACATCTCAGTGATGTCGACTTGGATATCCGGCCCACTGACTACAGTGTTGAACCTGAACTTGATAGTCAAATgtttgagagagagaggcccTTCAATCGGTGGGTccgtgatgatgaagactggTTCGGCTACAAAAAGAGGTCTGACGATGTGCGCAAGCTTCTCTCCGCTGTAGAGGCACATCAAAATAAGACACGAGGACCACTCGGACAGGCAGCCACGGACCCAACATGGGGTTACTTCGTCTTTGTCACATCTTATTCCAATTTGGCATGCCAAAAGCTCAACCAAGCCCTGGAGAACCTAGTCCAAGCCACAATCAGAAGCTTGAGACTAATGTCACCTTCTCTCTATAGTGAAGAAGCAACTAAAAGATTCAAACTTGAAGTCATTGAAGACAAAGAGGCTCTAGAGAACGCATCAGAAGATCGAGTAAGGGAGGAATTCCGTGCTCATCTCAGAAGTCTCGGGGTACTTGAAGAAGACCTCATGTTCAGAGGAATTGGTATAAGCAGGTTCTCAGCATGTATCCTCCTTGACGAACAAACAATCAGCAGATTGGCCAATTGTTCTTTCTCCCTCGACATTGAACGGGATGAGCCTCGTCTTGCCGATGTCCTTGTGAGGATGATCGATCCAAAATGGGACTATCCTGCGGAGCCCTACCCAGGTGaactcgatgatgaagatagGCCATATAGAGGTGGAGATTACTGCCCCGTTACTGCTCTCGCAGAGCTATATCGCATCATGGACGGAAATTTGATGGGGGAGTATCCTTTTTTGTGA
- a CDS encoding hypothetical protein (EggNog:ENOG41): protein MANTSRTLHDADDPVDDIASFWARNVPQIGLSYHFVLHMMYALAGYHLVYQEPKGTERHSQSLALAAHHAELGIYEMNRTLTNLNEANCGALYVAAVLVCYCTFAAGPTGPDDLLVCVIGEGISQRWLPVIHGVRLIRQSIEPATLFTGLMAPLGGGGTNSEMEDTKPDFMVMGFSYIDWVGPLEKLRLWIASHENPDTALYLRVHKSLCDVYEANFGNAEGLVQVPKMNKFVFGWLYRMQDLFVGCLQRKAPQALLLMAYYDNEKVMVHGRVGNASARNDKRFVKCGLDRLVGLAGRNKSAA, encoded by the exons ATGGCCAATACCTCAAGGACCTTACACGATGCTGACGACCCTGTCGATGATATCGCATCGTTCTGGGCGCGAAATGTCCCCCAGATCGGCCTTTCCTACCATTTCGTCCTCCATATGATGTATGCTCTAGCAGGGTATCATCTGGTATACCAAGAACCAAAAGGGACTGAACGGCATTCCCAGAGCCTCGCTCTCGCGGCGCATCATGCAGAGCTTGGGATTTACGAAATGAACAGAACTTTAACGAACCTTAACGAAGCAAATTGTGGCGCTCTCTATGTCGCAGCGGTGCTCGTCTGCTACTGCACCTTTGCAGCTGGACCAACAGGTCCCGACGACCTGCTTGTGTGTGTTATTGGCGAGGGGATCTCGCAAAGATGGCTTCCCGTGATTCATGGAGTCCGGTTGATCCGACAGAGCATTGAACCAGCTACGCTCTTTACGGGCCTCATGGCTCCTCTCGGTGGCGGTGGCACGAATTCAGAGATGGAAGATACAAAACCAGATTTTATGGTTATGGGGTTCTCGTACATTGATTGGGTTGGGCCacttgagaagcttcgaCTATGGATAGCGTCTCACGAGAACCCAGATACTGCCTTGTACCTGAGGGTACACAAAAGCTTGTGCGATGTTTACGAGGCCAACTTTGGCAACGCCGAGGGCCTTGTCCAAGTACCAAAGATGAATAAGTTTGTGTTTGGCTGGCTGTACCGCATGCAAGATCTGTTTGTCGGGTGTCTTCAGCGAAAGGCACCTCAGGCTCTTCTTTTGATGGCGTATTAT GACAATGAAAAGGTCATGGTTCATGGAAGGGTGGGCAACGCATCTGCTCGAAACGATAAGAGGTTTGTTAAGTGCGGACTTGATAGGTTGGTTGGACTGGCCGGTAGAAATAAGTCGGCAGCCTGA